One stretch of Streptomyces agglomeratus DNA includes these proteins:
- a CDS encoding glycoside hydrolase family 3 protein: MPRPRRPFRAGTAVLATAAVLCGLLAGGLPSAAADEPAPRLIDRFEGEVPFANPPAEGIFTWGSDADDQPKLEIKERADAPEGAKVLQGTYDISGWGGVSHDFAFDEPAQDWTAHKGIRFWWYGQNTAPLPPGSGKRVNFEIKDGGANGEASELWTTSFTDDWEGWHLVEIPFSDFVYRADYQPVGGIDQVLGLKEMWGYALTLPTGAPGSFAIDGIELYGKAEPALTARVVTDAAVYPVAEGGTAQVKVSVATTGSGPVDEPVTVAYSTEGGSATSGDDYRPVSGSVTFPAGTASGESRTIAVGTRKDGAAESAETVPLKLTVSGAKAPAETPHVVVDAHGLPYLDRKLPVKKRVADLLSRMSLAEKAGQMTQAERNALKTPGDIASYDLGSLLSGGGSVPTPNTAGAWAKMVDSYQLRARATRFQIPLIYGVDAVHGHNNVIGSTIMPHNIGIGAGRDPKLAEKTGAVTAREVRATGIPWDFAPCLCVTRDERWGRSYEAFGEDPALVTAMETVITGMQGARNGKDLDRNDKVLTSAKHFVGDGGTEFGSSATGSYTIDQGVTKVTRRELEAVHLAPFAEAVERGAGTVMPSYSSLDILGDGQGPVKMHAHAEMINGVLKGRMGFDGFVISDWQAIDQIPGDYASDVRTSVKAGLDMIMVATDYRGFTRTLQEEVTAGRVDRARVDDAVSRILTQKFKLGLFEQPYADTTNLGRVGSAEHRAVAREAVAKSQVLLKNDGAVLPLKKSQKVYVAGSNADDIGNQAGGWTISWQGSSGAITTGTTILQGMRKAAPDAGITYSKDASAATDGYDVGVVVVGETPYAEGFGDVGNGNDLELTDADKAAVDKVCAAMKCAVLVVSGRPQLIGDRLDGIDALVASWLPGTEGDGVADVLYGKRRFTGRLPVTWPKSQAQLPINVGDAAYDPPFPYGWGLTTLVKPPAGNGEAALKAIGSAARTLQAAGLGGSAQGSELVAVARLIVQAKMAGTISEASAKPFAEADHLLLSGDLRGAVAKLTAAYRAA; the protein is encoded by the coding sequence ATGCCACGACCACGTCGCCCGTTCAGAGCGGGAACGGCGGTGCTGGCCACAGCCGCCGTACTATGCGGTCTGCTCGCCGGCGGCCTCCCGTCCGCCGCCGCGGACGAACCGGCCCCACGCCTCATCGACCGCTTCGAAGGCGAGGTCCCCTTCGCCAACCCGCCGGCCGAAGGGATCTTCACCTGGGGCAGCGACGCCGACGACCAGCCGAAGCTGGAGATCAAGGAACGGGCCGACGCCCCGGAGGGCGCCAAGGTGCTCCAGGGCACGTACGACATCAGCGGCTGGGGCGGCGTCAGCCACGACTTCGCCTTCGACGAGCCGGCCCAGGACTGGACCGCCCACAAGGGCATCCGCTTCTGGTGGTACGGCCAGAACACCGCTCCCCTCCCGCCCGGTTCGGGCAAACGCGTCAACTTCGAGATCAAGGACGGTGGCGCCAACGGCGAGGCGTCCGAGCTGTGGACGACGTCCTTCACCGACGACTGGGAGGGCTGGCACCTCGTCGAGATCCCGTTCTCCGACTTCGTCTACCGGGCCGACTACCAGCCCGTCGGCGGCATCGACCAGGTCCTCGGACTGAAGGAGATGTGGGGGTACGCGCTCACCCTGCCGACCGGCGCGCCCGGTTCCTTCGCGATCGACGGCATCGAGCTGTACGGGAAGGCCGAACCCGCTCTGACCGCCCGGGTGGTCACCGACGCCGCCGTGTACCCCGTGGCGGAGGGCGGGACCGCGCAGGTGAAGGTTTCCGTCGCGACCACCGGTTCCGGCCCGGTCGACGAGCCGGTCACCGTCGCGTACAGCACCGAGGGCGGCAGCGCGACCTCCGGTGACGACTACCGGCCGGTCTCCGGAAGCGTCACCTTCCCGGCGGGCACGGCGTCCGGCGAGAGCCGTACGATCGCGGTCGGCACCAGGAAGGACGGCGCGGCCGAGTCGGCCGAGACCGTTCCGCTCAAGTTGACCGTCAGCGGCGCCAAGGCACCCGCCGAGACGCCGCATGTCGTCGTCGACGCCCACGGGCTGCCGTACCTGGACAGGAAACTCCCGGTCAAGAAGCGCGTCGCGGACCTGCTTTCGCGGATGTCCCTCGCGGAGAAGGCCGGCCAGATGACACAGGCCGAGCGCAACGCCCTCAAGACACCTGGCGACATCGCCTCGTACGACCTCGGCTCGCTGCTCTCCGGCGGCGGCTCCGTGCCGACGCCGAACACGGCCGGAGCGTGGGCGAAGATGGTCGACTCCTACCAGTTGCGCGCCCGGGCGACGCGCTTTCAGATCCCGCTCATCTACGGCGTCGACGCCGTGCACGGCCACAACAACGTCATCGGCTCGACGATCATGCCGCACAACATCGGCATCGGCGCCGGACGTGACCCGAAGCTCGCCGAGAAGACCGGTGCGGTGACGGCCAGGGAAGTACGCGCGACCGGCATTCCGTGGGACTTCGCGCCGTGCCTGTGCGTCACCCGGGACGAGCGCTGGGGCCGCTCCTACGAGGCGTTCGGCGAGGACCCGGCTCTGGTCACGGCGATGGAGACCGTGATCACCGGTATGCAGGGCGCCCGCAACGGCAAGGACCTTGACCGCAACGACAAGGTGCTCACCAGCGCCAAGCACTTCGTCGGCGACGGCGGCACCGAGTTCGGCTCGTCGGCCACGGGGTCGTACACGATCGACCAGGGCGTCACCAAGGTCACCCGCCGGGAACTGGAGGCGGTGCACCTCGCACCGTTCGCCGAGGCCGTCGAGCGGGGCGCCGGCACGGTCATGCCGTCGTACTCCTCACTGGACATCCTGGGCGACGGCCAGGGACCGGTGAAGATGCACGCCCACGCCGAGATGATCAACGGGGTCCTCAAGGGCCGCATGGGCTTCGACGGCTTCGTGATCAGCGACTGGCAGGCGATCGACCAGATCCCCGGTGACTACGCGAGCGATGTGCGCACATCCGTCAAGGCCGGGCTCGACATGATCATGGTGGCGACCGACTACCGGGGCTTCACGCGGACGCTCCAGGAGGAGGTGACGGCGGGGCGCGTCGACAGGGCGCGTGTGGACGACGCGGTGTCCCGGATCCTGACGCAGAAGTTCAAGCTGGGCCTCTTCGAGCAGCCCTACGCGGACACGACGAACCTCGGCCGGGTCGGCTCCGCCGAGCACCGCGCGGTGGCCCGCGAGGCCGTCGCCAAGTCCCAGGTGCTGCTGAAGAACGACGGCGCGGTACTGCCGCTCAAGAAGTCGCAGAAGGTGTACGTCGCCGGCTCCAACGCCGACGACATCGGCAACCAGGCCGGCGGCTGGACCATCAGCTGGCAGGGCTCCTCCGGCGCGATCACGACGGGCACGACGATCCTCCAGGGCATGCGGAAGGCCGCCCCGGACGCCGGGATCACCTACTCCAAGGACGCTTCGGCCGCCACCGACGGTTACGACGTAGGCGTGGTCGTCGTGGGCGAGACACCGTACGCCGAGGGATTCGGTGACGTCGGCAACGGCAACGACCTGGAGCTCACCGATGCCGACAAGGCCGCCGTCGACAAGGTCTGCGCGGCGATGAAGTGCGCGGTACTGGTCGTCTCCGGCCGTCCTCAGCTCATCGGGGACCGGCTGGACGGCATCGACGCGCTCGTCGCCTCCTGGCTGCCGGGGACCGAGGGTGACGGCGTCGCCGATGTCCTGTACGGCAAGCGCCGCTTCACCGGCCGGCTTCCGGTGACCTGGCCCAAGTCGCAGGCGCAGCTGCCCATCAACGTGGGCGACGCCGCCTACGACCCCCCGTTCCCCTACGGCTGGGGCCTGACCACCCTGGTCAAGCCCCCGGCCGGGAACGGAGAGGCCGCTCTGAAGGCCATCGGCAGCGCGGCCAGGACACTCCAGGCAGCTGGCCTCGGCGGCTCCGCACAGGGCAGCGAACTGGTCGCCGTGGCACGGCTGATCGTGCAGGCGAAAATGGCCGGCACCATCAGCGAGGCGTCGGCGAAGCCGTTCGCCGAGGCGGATCATCTGCTGCTCAGCGGTGACCTGCGGGGAGCGGTGGCCAAGCTGACCGCCGCTTACCGGGCCGCCTGA
- a CDS encoding LacI family DNA-binding transcriptional regulator produces MRATIADVARQAGVSKTTVSRVLNTRADVDASTAARVREVIDALGYVPSSGAVGLARGSSRTIAMLTPPLTWPWMGEVLQGVADTVEAAGYGLLLFSCNRGADSVRHFTGQVSARAFDGLLVIEPENTLGTIAEMYRKGLPVVLIDDRGRHPAFPSVATTNREGGASAARHLLDSGRTKPLVLTGRRDFGCVRDRLAGFSGVLPTDLVVEGEFTEESGRHGVERALAQGRDFDCVFAHNDLIAAGALRALRETGRTVPDDIAVVGFDDLPIARHTEPPLTTVRQPMRQMGETAARLLLTGLGGETLPAVPVVLPTELVVRRSAPCP; encoded by the coding sequence ATGCGAGCCACCATCGCCGACGTCGCACGTCAGGCGGGAGTCAGCAAGACAACGGTCTCCCGTGTGCTCAACACCCGGGCGGACGTCGACGCCAGTACCGCCGCCCGTGTTCGTGAAGTGATCGACGCACTCGGCTACGTCCCCAGCTCCGGGGCCGTGGGCCTGGCCCGCGGCAGCAGCCGCACCATCGCCATGTTGACGCCGCCCCTCACCTGGCCGTGGATGGGCGAGGTGCTCCAGGGTGTGGCCGACACCGTCGAGGCGGCCGGCTACGGACTGCTGCTGTTCAGCTGCAACCGGGGCGCCGACTCCGTCAGGCACTTCACCGGTCAGGTCTCCGCCCGTGCCTTCGACGGGCTCCTGGTCATCGAACCGGAGAACACCCTCGGCACCATCGCCGAGATGTACCGCAAGGGGCTGCCCGTCGTCCTCATCGACGACCGCGGCCGCCACCCGGCGTTCCCGTCCGTGGCCACCACCAACCGCGAAGGCGGCGCGTCCGCCGCACGGCATCTGCTCGACTCCGGCCGCACCAAACCCCTGGTCCTCACCGGCCGCCGCGACTTCGGCTGCGTACGCGACCGACTGGCCGGGTTCTCGGGGGTCCTGCCCACCGACCTCGTCGTCGAAGGCGAGTTCACTGAGGAGTCCGGCCGCCACGGTGTCGAGCGGGCCCTCGCCCAAGGGCGGGATTTCGACTGCGTCTTCGCGCACAACGACCTGATCGCCGCAGGCGCGTTGCGGGCCCTGCGGGAAACCGGCCGCACCGTCCCCGACGACATCGCCGTCGTCGGCTTCGACGACCTCCCGATCGCCCGTCACACCGAGCCGCCCCTGACCACGGTTCGCCAGCCCATGCGGCAGATGGGGGAAACAGCCGCCCGGCTCCTCCTCACCGGACTCGGGGGCGAGACACTCCCCGCGGTGCCCGTGGTGCTGCCCACCGAGCTGGTCGTCCGACGCTCCGCGCCCTGCCCCTGA